The segment CAGAATCGCAACACCGAACAACTACGGGGCCGGGACTACGCTCTACTACACAACCGGTAAGAACCCAGAAACGGGCAACACCATATACGACGGCGTGGAAGTAGACAAGAACGGCATGGTGGTAGCGTATCACATACGCAGCAACTACCCGTATGAGCTCGGCGCTCCGGTTACTGAATGGGCCCGCGTTCTGGCATACCAGCAAAGCACCGGCCTTCCGAATGTGCTCCACGTCATTGACACAGAGCGCCCGGATCAGTACCGCGGCGTGAGTTATCTCGCGCAGGTGATCGAGCCACTGCTGCAGCTTCGTAGGTATACCGAGTCCGAACTCATGGCCGCAGTCGTCGAGAGCTTTTACACTGCCTTCATTAAGACAGAAGCCCCGACTGATGAAATGCCATTCAATGAGGTGGATCCGGTACCACCCGGAGAAATGCGGAACCCGAACGAGTACAGCATGGGGCCGGGCCAGATCAATGTCATGGGGCCGGGTGAAAGCGTAGAATTTGCAAACCCGACGCACCCGAACGGCAGCTTCGACAAGTTCGCCGTAGCGATCAGTGCACAAGTAGGCGCCGCGCTGGAAATTCCCAGCGATCTGCTCCTGAAATCCTTCAACGCCTCATACAGTGCGAGCCGTGCTGCTCTGCTGGAAGCGTGGAAGGCGTTCAAAATGCGCCGCGAATGGCTAGCGGACGACTTCTGCCGCCCGTGCTATGAAGTGTGGATGAGTGAAGCCGTGGCCCGTGGCCGCATATATGCGCCGGGCTTTTTCCAGAATCCAGCGATCCGCGCCGCGTATCTCGGCAGCGAATGGCTCGGCCCGTCTCAGGGACAGCTCGATCCGGTGAAGGAAATCACGGCCGAGATCCTCGCGTGCAGTGAAGGCTTCTCCACTCACGAGCAGAGCACGATCCGCCTCAACGGTGGCCAATGGGACAGCAACGTGGAACAGCTCAGACGTGAAAACGAAAAGCTCGGAGGCAATCCGCCAGATCCGCACCAGAGCGGCACCGGAACAGCAGCACCGGACGGTGAACAGGATCCGCCAGAAGGCGACGACAATCCGCACAACCCTGAAACAGCTCGCGAGAGGGGCACGGTGGCTCTCCGCAGCCTCGTGATCGGCGAGCAGATAAAGCAAACCATACAAGGAGGATAAGCCAATGAAAACCAAACATAGCGGCCTAATCATGGGCCCGGCTGCTGCTCCACAAGCTCCCACGGCGACAAAGTTCTGGAATATGGCCAGCACCGGCGACGACGAGGGAGAAATCACTCTCTACGGCGACGTTATGAGCCAGCAGCCCGTTGACTGGTGGACAGGCGAACCGGAGCCCGGCCTTTTCATCACACCGGAGGGCTTCATGGAGGATCTGGCAGCAGTCAAAGACAAGGGGCACATCACCGTCAAGCTCAATAGCTGCGGCGGCGATCTCTACACCGGGATCGCAATCCACAACGCGCTGAAAGCTCTCAGCGGTGAGGTGAACGTCATTGTCGAGGGAATCGCGGCCAGCGCTGCGAGCGTTATCATGTGCGCGGGTGATACCGTGACCGTGTACCCCGGTTCCCTAATTATGATCCACGGCGTAAGCGTTATGCTCTGGGACTACATGAACATGCAGGACATGAAGCAGCTTATGAAAGGCATGGACGCCAGCGAGCGGGCCGTGGCCGAGATTTACAACAGCAAGACAGGGATCGAAGTCGATACTCTCCGCAGCATGATGACCAAGGAGACGTGGTTCACCGGCCGCGAAGCTCTGGAGAAGGGATTCGCTGACGCGATCAAAGAGGACGAGGACGATCCAGAAATGAGCATGAGCGCCGACAGAAAGGTGCTTTTTGTTAATGGAGTACGCCACAATGTTGACGGGCTCCAGCATGTGCCGGGCACTATCCCGGTGAAAGCAATCGCGACTCCACCGGCTGCAAAGCCCGGAGCAAATAAAAAGAAGCCGACCACAAAGGCGGCAAAAAAAGAAGGAGGTAACAAACCTATGGACGAGAAGGAACTGAGAGCAGCATACCCGGAGATCGTGGCCCAGATTGAGGCCAACGCAAGAACCGAAGCGCAGAACACTTCCAGCGAGGCTGTGGCGGCAGAGCGCCAGAGAATCGAGCAGATCGACTCGATCGCCGCCTCTATCCCGGATCAGCAGCTCGTACACGACGCCAAGTACGGCGACAACCCTTGCACAGCTCAGGAGCTTTGCTTCCGTGTTATGCAGGCCAGCGCAGCGTCAGGCCAGAATTTCCTCGCAGCATATCAGGCAGAGGGAGCAAAATCCGGAGCCGCAGACGTAGGCGCAGCACCTAACGGCGGCACGCCTGCAAGCGCTCAGGAACAGGACGCAGCAGACATTCAGGCGGTAGTTTCCGCCTATAACCAGACCAAAGGAGGTATGAAGTAATGAGTAAAAGACTCGACGAGACGATCGGGGCCGTAGGCTTCGACAACCTGATCAATGGCCAGTACCCGCCCGCAGAGGTTTTCACTGTGAAGATCCGCAAGGAAGCCACAGAAGCCAAAATCTACAAGCGCGGCACTGTTCTGGCACTCTCCGCCGGTACAGCAGGCGACGGCTTGCGTGTAATTCTCGGTACCACTGCGAAAAGCAACGAGACGCTGACGGCCAACTGCGTGCTGGCTGACGACGTGGAAGTCGGAACGGCTTCCGACGCGGTGGCGACTGCATACCGTACCGGCCATTTTAACGAGAACAGCCTGATCACTGACAACAGCCATGCGATCAGCGAAACGGACAAGGAAGCGCTCCGCTCTGCCGGAATCCTGCTCTCTGACGCCGTAGCATACTAAAAAACAAGGAGGACAGACAAATGGCTTTTAATTTTTATGATACCCACACACTGCTCGCCTCCGTGCAGCAGCTCCCGCCGCTTCACTCTTTCCTTTTGGATCGCTATTTCCCTACTAACGCCGCCTCTGACGTGTTCGCCACTGACGACGTGCTGGTGGAATACCGCAAGGGATCCAAGAAAGCGGCACCTTTTGTAGCACCTCGCAAGGGCGGGATCACGATCCTGCGCGAAGGCTACACCATGAAGCGCTTCACTCCGGCGCATATGGCACCGAAGCGCCCACTCTCCATTGACGACCTGAAAAAGAGAGGCTTCGGGGAGGCTCTTTATACTAACCTGACTCCGGCCCAGAGGCAGGGCGTGATCATGCTCGGAGATCTCGACGAACTCCGCGACATGAACACCCGCAGAAAAGAGGCCATGGCTGCCGAGGTAATCTTCACCAACGGCTGCATTATGCACGAGTACACGGACGACCTCGGCACTTACGAGGAAAAGGAAGTCCGTTACTATGACGGCACCAGCAACCCGGCAAAATATACCCCTTCCGCAGACTGGGCCGACACTGAGGCAGGCGGCAAGCAGATGATCGACGACGTGGCCGCCATGATCTCCATGTTGAGTAAAAGAGGGCTCCCTGCGACCGAGTGCCTCATGGCTCCAGACGTTGCGGATCTTTTCCTCCGCAATCCGTGGATCCTGAAACTGCTCGACAACCGCAACTACAATATCGGAGGCGTAGATCCTGAGACTCTGCCTGCCGGTGCTTCCAAGATCGCCCGCCTGAATATCAAGGGCCGAATGATCGACTTCCTCACTTATGAGGACACATACACCGAGCTGGACGGAACTGTAAAGCAGTATATCCCGCAGGGCATGATCGCGGTAGGCGCTCCGGCTGCTGGCCGTACTGTTTACGGCGCGATCACTCAGGTGGAGCAGACCGACGGCGAGTTCCATACTTACACCGGCGTGAACGTGCCGAAGTATATCAGCGACGCTGCTCACAACATCCGCGAGCTCACTCTCAGCTCTGCACCGCTGCCTATGCCTAACAACGAGTGCCCGTTCAGCGTGGCGAAAGTTATCAACTAAGCGTACCGAGTAGAAAGGAGCAAAACCATGAGAAAAATCAGGGTAACAGTGGGAACCGTCGGCTATTATGACGCCAAGCACGCCCACAAAAGAATGACAGCAGCGGACGGCCCGTTTGAGTGCGAGGACACTCAGGCGGAGCACTTCGTCTCTGCTGGTGTCGCTGAATACGTCGGCGGCGCAATCGAAGTAGACGAGGCGGACGAGCAGGAAGTGACCGGCCACCTTGCAAAGAGCCAGCTCGAAGAAATGACGATCCAGCAGCTCCAGAACCTCGCCGGGGATCTCGGCGTTGACGTTACCGGCTGCAAAAAGAAAGCCGATTATGTGGACGCGATCGCAGCCGCAGAAGTAAACGCTGGCGGCATGGTTGACGACGAGGACACAGACGGCGACGATCTCCCGGATCTGAACGCAGCAGATCCGGAATAATGGAGGTGAGCACATGATCCGAATGATCAAAGGCACCTACGGGCTCGTTAAAAACGGAACCGTGGAACCTATGACGAAACACTCTCCTGCCTTCTCTATCAACGCAGCCCGCGAGGCTGAGCTGGTGGAGGCTGGCGTGGCCGTGTATGAGGCGGAGCCGGAAAGCACTTTCTCAGAATACAACGGTCTGAACATGACAGAGCTCAGAGAAGCTGCAGCAGCGTATGGCGTAGACGCGAGCGCAGTCCGCAGCAAAAAGGAAGTGATCGCCCTGATCGAGGCAGCCAAGGTCAAAGCCGACAGCTCCGCAAAAATCGAGGCGGAACCTTCCGAGGCGTAAGCTCGTGAGCTTCAAAGACCAAATAAAGCAGGATCTCTCGGACATTTTCCTGAATCTGGACGAGTTCGCAGACCTTCACCGGATCGAAGGGAAGGAAGTCCCGGTGGTAATTGACAGTGACATAATGGCCAAGCTGAGCAAAATCGGCGACAACCGTATTCATGGAATGGACGAGGCCGACATGGTGATCATGGGAAAAGCCTCCGACCTTCCAGAAAATCTGGATCCCGGCCGCCTTCTCAATCTGGACGGCCGTGAGGTGATCGTTGTCACTACCACGTCGGAAATGGGACTCGTACAGATCGCGGTTCGCCAGAATCGCATGAGCTAAGGAGGTGACGGCAGCATGACACTGGTAAACAGTATCGACAAAATAGTGAGCTGGCTCACTGAAAACGTATGCAGCAAGATCACCCTCAAACTGCCGGACGACTACCGGAACGACACCGGCTACGACGTCGTTATGGTAAACCCCGCGGCGTTCCCTTTATACGTTCCGGGAAAGGATCGGCTGCCGCCAAACGTGGCCGCTCCGATCCCTTCCGTCTGCGTGCAGCTCATGGAAGGAAGCGACGAGCTTATTCAGAAAAAGAGGCAGCTCCAGATCCGGCTCTGCCTCGCCTGCTGGAATCCCGGCCAACACGGCGGGGAGATTTTCAACCCTCGCGAAAACGCGAAGGCAACCGGCGGCTACTCCTACTACGTCAATACCGGAGAAGCTGCCAAAACATACTCGCGAAACATGGACGGCTGGCGCGATTGCTACAATCTGGCCGACCTCGTACTCCGCGAGATCGAAACTGCGGAATATATCGCAGGCCATAGGCTCGTAAAAGAGCAAGGGATCAAGTTCGGCCCGTTCACAGAGGACGGCAATGTCTGGGACTACTACCCGTACTGGCATAGCTGGATCAGCTTCGCGCTGGAAATCGGAACGACTCCGGCGATCCCGAAAGAATACGAAGAATTTTTATAAGGAGGACTAAAACATGGCATATTTGCATGGCGCATATGGCGAAATCGGCGAAAGCAAAGTGGCTTCCGTCACTCAGGCCGACGTGGTGGCCGCGTATATCGGCACCGCACCGGTGAACCTGATCAGGGGTTACGCTGACAAAGATCTCGTTAATATGCCGGTAAAAGTAACCAATATGAGCGAAGTCCAGAGCCTCGTCGGCTACTCCGACGACTGGGAAACATTCACCCTCGGTTCTGCGTTCGCTGAGCACTTCGACAACACCGTCGGAAATGTGGGCCCGATCTATATCGTGAACGTGCTCGATCCTGCGGTGCATAAATCCGCACAGAAAACCACAAAGGCCCTGACCTTCACAGACGGCAAGGCAGAGTTTGAGAGCGACAAGATCATTCTCGACACCTTCGCGATCGCTGACAAGGCCGAGGGCGTGGACTATGCTCTCTCTTATAGCATGGCAAAGCACACAGTAACCGTGACACTGCTCAAAGAGACTGACGGGGCCGAACTCTCCGCAACCTTCGACACCGTGGATACTTCCAAGGTGCAGGCGGCCGACATTATCGGTGAGAAAACCGAAACCGGAGAATATACCGGACTGGCTTCCATGGCTCTACTCTATCAGTACCACAACGCCGTGCTCAATATTCTGGCAGCTCCGGGCTGGAGTCATATCCCGGCCGTATACAAGGCCATGGTGAGCACTATCCAGAAACTCAACGGCCACTGGGACAGCTTCGTTCACGCCGACGTTCCTCTGGAGGACAAAGGAACCAAGATCGACACGCTCGCAAAGGCTCAGAAATGGGCCATTGACAACGGCTACACCAGCGAGTTCTCGAAGGTATACTGGCCGAAGATTAAGGACGGCAACGGCCGGATCTTCTGGCTGTCCACAGTAGGCGCCGCCACTATGCAGCGCGTAGACCTGAGCCACGACGGCGTTCCGTTTGAATCTCCGTCCAACAAGGAAATCATGGCCACGAGCCAGTATTTCGGTGAGGACTCCAAGAACCGCGGCTTCGATCAGGAAACCGCGAACAAGCTCAACGAAAAAGGAATCACAACAGCCTGCTTCTGGGGTGGCCGCTGGGTATTGTGGGGCCCTCATACTGCTGCGTACAAGTACAACGGCAGCATGGACGCCCGCGCGATCTTCGACGTAAATATCCGTATGCTGGAGCATATCACGAACAGCTTCCAGAAGGATCACGGAACTGAGATCGACAGCCCTATGACTCCGCAGGACAAGGACAGCGTGCTGAATTTTGAAAAGGAAAAGCTCGACACCCTTCTGGGAATCGGTGCCCTGATCGGTACCCCGTCCGTGGAATTTGTGGAGAGCGCGAACCCT is part of the Clostridium sp. M62/1 genome and harbors:
- a CDS encoding phage portal protein, with translation MRKTKYDQTRGLYLPDNVRPQNKGYGEAGASWRKKAVKGFNAPSGSAHEDIDFNNYTMRQRARMLYMAAPIATSAIKTNRTNVVGVGLRLKSRIDREVLGLSPDQAERWQKETEREFSLWASNKRACDATGMNNFYGLQQLALISWLLSGDCIGLIKQYETTRLLPYSLRVHLIESDRIATPNNYGAGTTLYYTTGKNPETGNTIYDGVEVDKNGMVVAYHIRSNYPYELGAPVTEWARVLAYQQSTGLPNVLHVIDTERPDQYRGVSYLAQVIEPLLQLRRYTESELMAAVVESFYTAFIKTEAPTDEMPFNEVDPVPPGEMRNPNEYSMGPGQINVMGPGESVEFANPTHPNGSFDKFAVAISAQVGAALEIPSDLLLKSFNASYSASRAALLEAWKAFKMRREWLADDFCRPCYEVWMSEAVARGRIYAPGFFQNPAIRAAYLGSEWLGPSQGQLDPVKEITAEILACSEGFSTHEQSTIRLNGGQWDSNVEQLRRENEKLGGNPPDPHQSGTGTAAPDGEQDPPEGDDNPHNPETARERGTVALRSLVIGEQIKQTIQGG
- a CDS encoding head maturation protease, ClpP-related, with translation MKTKHSGLIMGPAAAPQAPTATKFWNMASTGDDEGEITLYGDVMSQQPVDWWTGEPEPGLFITPEGFMEDLAAVKDKGHITVKLNSCGGDLYTGIAIHNALKALSGEVNVIVEGIAASAASVIMCAGDTVTVYPGSLIMIHGVSVMLWDYMNMQDMKQLMKGMDASERAVAEIYNSKTGIEVDTLRSMMTKETWFTGREALEKGFADAIKEDEDDPEMSMSADRKVLFVNGVRHNVDGLQHVPGTIPVKAIATPPAAKPGANKKKPTTKAAKKEGGNKPMDEKELRAAYPEIVAQIEANARTEAQNTSSEAVAAERQRIEQIDSIAASIPDQQLVHDAKYGDNPCTAQELCFRVMQASAASGQNFLAAYQAEGAKSGAADVGAAPNGGTPASAQEQDAADIQAVVSAYNQTKGGMK
- a CDS encoding head decoration protein → MSKRLDETIGAVGFDNLINGQYPPAEVFTVKIRKEATEAKIYKRGTVLALSAGTAGDGLRVILGTTAKSNETLTANCVLADDVEVGTASDAVATAYRTGHFNENSLITDNSHAISETDKEALRSAGILLSDAVAY
- a CDS encoding major capsid protein, which translates into the protein MAFNFYDTHTLLASVQQLPPLHSFLLDRYFPTNAASDVFATDDVLVEYRKGSKKAAPFVAPRKGGITILREGYTMKRFTPAHMAPKRPLSIDDLKKRGFGEALYTNLTPAQRQGVIMLGDLDELRDMNTRRKEAMAAEVIFTNGCIMHEYTDDLGTYEEKEVRYYDGTSNPAKYTPSADWADTEAGGKQMIDDVAAMISMLSKRGLPATECLMAPDVADLFLRNPWILKLLDNRNYNIGGVDPETLPAGASKIARLNIKGRMIDFLTYEDTYTELDGTVKQYIPQGMIAVGAPAAGRTVYGAITQVEQTDGEFHTYTGVNVPKYISDAAHNIRELTLSSAPLPMPNNECPFSVAKVIN
- a CDS encoding phage tail sheath family protein, whose amino-acid sequence is MAYLHGAYGEIGESKVASVTQADVVAAYIGTAPVNLIRGYADKDLVNMPVKVTNMSEVQSLVGYSDDWETFTLGSAFAEHFDNTVGNVGPIYIVNVLDPAVHKSAQKTTKALTFTDGKAEFESDKIILDTFAIADKAEGVDYALSYSMAKHTVTVTLLKETDGAELSATFDTVDTSKVQAADIIGEKTETGEYTGLASMALLYQYHNAVLNILAAPGWSHIPAVYKAMVSTIQKLNGHWDSFVHADVPLEDKGTKIDTLAKAQKWAIDNGYTSEFSKVYWPKIKDGNGRIFWLSTVGAATMQRVDLSHDGVPFESPSNKEIMATSQYFGEDSKNRGFDQETANKLNEKGITTACFWGGRWVLWGPHTAAYKYNGSMDARAIFDVNIRMLEHITNSFQKDHGTEIDSPMTPQDKDSVLNFEKEKLDTLLGIGALIGTPSVEFVESANPTSNMLNGDFVWDFSVTNTPPFKSGTARVCYTDEGFQSFFATE